The genomic window GTCGACACCCGTCGCCGTCGGCGCCCGCCCGGGGTCGTGGCCCATGATCACGACGAACTCGTCGCCGCCGATGCGGCCGACCGCCCCCTCCCCCGCGCCGTGCGCGTGGGCGGGCGAGCCCGCGACCAGCGACTCGAGCGCGGCGGCGACCGCGACGAGGGTGGCGTCCCCCACCCCGTGGCCATCCACGTCGTTGACCCGCTTGAAGTCGTCGATGTCGACGTAGCCGACGAGGAACGGGCGGTCGCTGCGGACCAGCCGGTCACCGAGCTCGGCCAGCAGGCCGCGACGGTTCAGGACGCCGGTCAGGTGGTCGTACAGCAGGTCGTGCTCCACGGCGCTCTGGCGAGCGAGGAGCTCGGTGACGTCCCGCCCGATCGACATGAAGCCGAGCAGCGTGCCCTCGGCGTCGAAGAAGGCGCGGTCGGTCCACTCGTGCCAGTGCCCCTCACCCTCTGCCGACAGGCTCTGGTGGGTGTTGCGCCGCACGGGCTGGTCGGGGTCGGTCGCCCGCATGGCGTCCAGGGCCGCCTCGATCGCCGGCCGGACGCTGTCGTCGACGAAGTCGGTGAAGCGCCGGCCGACCATGGCCTTCGGGGTGGTGCCGTGGAAGGTGGCGTACGCCCGGTTCACGTAGCGGAGGGTGCCGTCGGGGCTGAACCGGCAGACGAGATCCGGCAGCTCGTCGATGAGCCGCCGGAGCGAGGCGTCCTCCCAGTTCTGTTCCACGTCTGCACCACGTCCCGTGAGGGTTCCGTCCCCCGTACATCGGCATGCCGCGGCCCGCTCTGAAGTGGCGCGGCCGCTGATCCGGCCAACCATCTGACTGCACCGCCATGCTAGGCGGAGTGCCGACGGGACGGGGGGTCCGGGCGGACACCCGGACCCTCAAGCGGGCGGGGGATCGGCCGATGAGGAGCGAACGCGTGCAGGTCCCGCGCGCGTCCCGGGCGTCTGCCCCCCTCCCCCAGAAGGAACCCCCGTCGTGTCGAACCTCACCATCCAGCGCCGCCTGGCGCTCGGATTCGCCATCCCCGTCATCGCGCTGGTCATCATCGGCGTCGTGTCGTTCAACGCCGTGTCCAGCCTGGACCAGACCGCAGGGTGGGTCGAGCACACCCACCAGGTGCTCGGGGGGGTCGACCGCATCACCAGCGGCCTGACGGACGCAGAGACCGGGCAGCGCGGGTTCCTGCTGGTCGGTGACGACGCGTACCTCGAGCCCTACGACGCCGGCGCCGCCGAGGCGCGCGGCGCGGTCGACGAGATCGCCGAGCT from Euzebya sp. includes these protein-coding regions:
- a CDS encoding GGDEF domain-containing protein, whose amino-acid sequence is MEQNWEDASLRRLIDELPDLVCRFSPDGTLRYVNRAYATFHGTTPKAMVGRRFTDFVDDSVRPAIEAALDAMRATDPDQPVRRNTHQSLSAEGEGHWHEWTDRAFFDAEGTLLGFMSIGRDVTELLARQSAVEHDLLYDHLTGVLNRRGLLAELGDRLVRSDRPFLVGYVDIDDFKRVNDVDGHGVGDATLVAVAAALESLVAGSPAHAHGAGEGAVGRIGGDEFVVIMGHDPGRAPTATGVDACLDRALGALSPAVSVSCGWTVARPGDDADSVLRQADGDMYARKRNRRLSA